From Campylobacteraceae bacterium, one genomic window encodes:
- a CDS encoding DNA-binding protein, giving the protein MERLVTTAQAAELLNISLQGVHYRIKSKKLKSIKQGNKTFVYIEDIPSLPLKEIKESIQENKELPLILEIKDEQILLLKKSLKWMKKQYISEISRLEKNQDKIINVFNREIELLQSAFNEMRLVYKKPLLEQKDKYISVLDFSSYLKQNGKNSQEIKTIVLDALKRKDRRFMFNKKSKKVLILNEDYSDLL; this is encoded by the coding sequence TTGGAGAGATTAGTTACAACAGCACAAGCAGCAGAACTTCTTAATATCTCTCTTCAAGGGGTACACTATCGTATAAAAAGTAAAAAACTAAAATCTATTAAACAAGGGAATAAAACCTTTGTTTATATAGAAGATATTCCTTCTTTACCCCTAAAAGAAATAAAAGAAAGCATTCAAGAGAATAAAGAACTTCCTTTAATTCTAGAAATAAAAGATGAACAAATTCTTTTATTAAAAAAGTCTTTAAAATGGATGAAAAAACAATATATAAGTGAAATATCACGCTTAGAAAAAAATCAAGACAAAATTATTAATGTATTTAATAGAGAAATTGAGCTTTTACAAAGTGCTTTTAATGAAATGCGTTTGGTTTATAAAAAACCTCTCTTAGAACAAAAAGACAAATATATCTCAGTTTTGGATTTTTCTTCTTATTTAAAACAAAATGGTAAAAATTCGCAAGAAATAAAAACTATTGTGCTAGATGCCTTAAAAAGAAAAGACAGACGTTTTATGTTTAATAAAAAAAGTAAAAAAGTGTTGATTTTAAATGAAGATTATTCGGATTTGTTATAA
- the queF gene encoding NADPH-dependent 7-cyano-7-deazaguanine reductase QueF, translating into MKYGEEEIVNFDINKDENYWPNNNDKNYTIKIELPEFMCKCPRSGYPDFATIYIEYTPDKLVVELKAIKIYINSFMIREVSHENSANEIFDTLYSKLKPRWLKVIADFKPRGNVHTVIEIDSAKM; encoded by the coding sequence ATGAAATATGGCGAAGAAGAAATAGTTAACTTTGATATTAACAAAGATGAGAACTATTGGCCAAACAATAACGACAAGAATTATACTATAAAAATTGAATTGCCAGAATTTATGTGTAAATGCCCACGAAGCGGTTACCCAGATTTTGCAACTATTTATATTGAGTATACACCTGATAAATTAGTAGTTGAATTAAAAGCTATTAAAATATATATTAACTCTTTCATGATCAGAGAAGTTTCTCATGAAAACTCTGCAAATGAGATCTTCGATACTTTATACTCTAAGTTAAAACCAAGATGGTTAAAAGTTATTGCAGATTTTAAACCAAGAGGAAATGTACACACTGTAATTGAAATAGATTCAGCAAAAATGTAA